One Setaria italica strain Yugu1 chromosome II, Setaria_italica_v2.0, whole genome shotgun sequence DNA segment encodes these proteins:
- the LOC101770503 gene encoding putative pentatricopeptide repeat-containing protein At1g26500 isoform X1, whose translation MSPRLRPLVFRRLLSTSTSSPAPATVPRPNDPALLLRLCTILYQHQYAPDDKLHRRLSALPLPTAPTDLRELFLQASARFPLSWRPVHRLLAHLSARHGGAGDGGGFPHSPATAARLLDVLAKSGNIDILHSTLFSLPRTLLSAAALRAAVRGLAPAREVGKVAAIVTLFPECHRARILTFVTDVACSEPCRLPDVAEKVIKRAEHRHSVSRTARCDDLLVVAYCRAGSLADACRVWNGMERRGLEPGAAAYQEIVVTMFKNNRAADAMKVFDGMRRSGVQDDGGGCCRAVVSWLCKDGKVWGAYMVLAEMVKRGVEVDGEALGDLVYGLMARRRVREGYRMFHGVREKDIALYHGLMKGLLRIKRAGEATEVFREMITRGCEPNMHTYIMLLQGHLGKRGRKGKDPSVNFESIFVGGLVKAGRTLEATKFVERTMWGGVNVPRFDYNKFLYYFSNEEGALMFEEVGKRLREVGLFDLADILSTYGERMTTRDRRRRAMNGLLESVQDGTDAPAVCKYI comes from the exons ATGTctccccgcctccgtcccctcgttttccgccgcctcctctccacctccaCGTCGTCTCCCGCCCCGGCGACCGTGCCGAGGCCGAACGACCCCGCTCTTCTGCTCCGCCTCTGCACGATCCTCTACCAGCACCAGTACGCCCCCGACGACAAGCTGCACCGCCGCCTCTCCGCGCTGCCGCTTCCCACCGCCCCCACCGACCTCCGAGAGCTCTTCCTCCAGGCCTCCGCGCGGTTCCCTCTCTCCTGGCGCCCCGTGCACCGCCTCCTCGCGCACCTCTCCGCCCGCCACGGcggagccggcgacggcggcgggttcCCACactcccccgccaccgccgcgcgcctcctcgACGTCCTCGCCAAGTCCGGGAACATCGACATCCTCCACTCCACGCTCTTCTCCCTGCCCCGCaccctcctctccgccgcggcactccgcgccgccgtgcgcggCCTCGCCCCTGCCCGCGAGGTCGGGAAGGTCGCCGCGATCGTGACGCTCTTCCCCGAATGCCACCGCGCTCGGATCCTCACGTTCGTCACCGACGTCGCGTGCTCCGAGCCGTGCAGGCTGCCCGACGTGGCGGAGAAGGTGATCAAGCGCGCCGAGCACCGGCACAGCGTCTCGCGCACCGCGAGGTGCGACGACCTGCTGGTCGTCGCGTACTGCCGCGCCGGATCGCTCGCGGACGCCTGCAGGGTGTGGAACGGCATGGAGAGGCGCGGCCTCGAGCCGGGCGCCGCGGCGTACCAGGAGATCGTGGTGACCATGTTCAAAAACAACCGCGCCGCGGACGCCATGAAGGTGTTCGACGGAATGCGGAGGAGCGGAGTGCAAGATGACGGAGGTGGGTGCTGCCGCGCGGTGGTGTCTTGGCTCTGCAAGGATGGGAAGGTGTGGGGCGCGTACATGGTGTTGGCTGAAATGGTGAAGAGAGGTGTGGAGGTGGATGGGGAAGCGCTAGGGGATTTGGTGTATGGGCTGATGGCAAGGAGAAGGGTTAGGGAAGGATACAGGATGTTTCATGGTGTTCGAGAGAAGGACATTGCCTTGTATCATGGATTGATGAAGGGGTTGCTGAGGATCAAGCGGGCAGGGGAAGCAACCGAGGTGTTCAGAGAGATGATTACAAGGGGATGTGAACCGAACATGCACACTTACATCATGTTGCTTCAGGGGCACTTGGGGAAAAGGGGCCGGAAGGGGAAGGATCCATCGGTGAACTTCGAGAGCATATTTGTTGGTGGCTTGGTGAAAGCCGGGAGGACATTGGAGGCAACTAAGTTTGTTGAGAGGACGATGTGGGGTGGGGTGAACGTGCCAAGGTTCGATTATAACAAGTTCCTATACTATTTCTCCAATGAAGAGGGGGCACTAATGTTTGAAGAGGTTGGAAAGAGACTGAGGGAGGTTGGACTATTTGATCTTGCAGACATTTTGTCAACCTATGGAGAGCGCATGACCACCAGGGATAGGAGGAGGAGAGCAATGAATGGACTTCTAGAATCAGTTCAGGATG GTACTGATGCACCTGCAGTCTGCAAATACATTTAA
- the LOC101770503 gene encoding putative pentatricopeptide repeat-containing protein At1g26500 isoform X2, with product MSPRLRPLVFRRLLSTSTSSPAPATVPRPNDPALLLRLCTILYQHQYAPDDKLHRRLSALPLPTAPTDLRELFLQASARFPLSWRPVHRLLAHLSARHGGAGDGGGFPHSPATAARLLDVLAKSGNIDILHSTLFSLPRTLLSAAALRAAVRGLAPAREVGKVAAIVTLFPECHRARILTFVTDVACSEPCRLPDVAEKVIKRAEHRHSVSRTARCDDLLVVAYCRAGSLADACRVWNGMERRGLEPGAAAYQEIVVTMFKNNRAADAMKVFDGMRRSGVQDDGGGCCRAVVSWLCKDGKVWGAYMVLAEMVKRGVEVDGEALGDLVYGLMARRRVREGYRMFHGVREKDIALYHGLMKGLLRIKRAGEATEVFREMITRGCEPNMHTYIMLLQGHLGKRGRKGKDPSVNFESIFVGGLVKAGRTLEATKFVERTMWGGVNVPRFDYNKFLYYFSNEEGALMFEEVGKRLREVGLFDLADILSTYGERMTTRDRRRRAMNGLLESVQDGCY from the coding sequence ATGTctccccgcctccgtcccctcgttttccgccgcctcctctccacctccaCGTCGTCTCCCGCCCCGGCGACCGTGCCGAGGCCGAACGACCCCGCTCTTCTGCTCCGCCTCTGCACGATCCTCTACCAGCACCAGTACGCCCCCGACGACAAGCTGCACCGCCGCCTCTCCGCGCTGCCGCTTCCCACCGCCCCCACCGACCTCCGAGAGCTCTTCCTCCAGGCCTCCGCGCGGTTCCCTCTCTCCTGGCGCCCCGTGCACCGCCTCCTCGCGCACCTCTCCGCCCGCCACGGcggagccggcgacggcggcgggttcCCACactcccccgccaccgccgcgcgcctcctcgACGTCCTCGCCAAGTCCGGGAACATCGACATCCTCCACTCCACGCTCTTCTCCCTGCCCCGCaccctcctctccgccgcggcactccgcgccgccgtgcgcggCCTCGCCCCTGCCCGCGAGGTCGGGAAGGTCGCCGCGATCGTGACGCTCTTCCCCGAATGCCACCGCGCTCGGATCCTCACGTTCGTCACCGACGTCGCGTGCTCCGAGCCGTGCAGGCTGCCCGACGTGGCGGAGAAGGTGATCAAGCGCGCCGAGCACCGGCACAGCGTCTCGCGCACCGCGAGGTGCGACGACCTGCTGGTCGTCGCGTACTGCCGCGCCGGATCGCTCGCGGACGCCTGCAGGGTGTGGAACGGCATGGAGAGGCGCGGCCTCGAGCCGGGCGCCGCGGCGTACCAGGAGATCGTGGTGACCATGTTCAAAAACAACCGCGCCGCGGACGCCATGAAGGTGTTCGACGGAATGCGGAGGAGCGGAGTGCAAGATGACGGAGGTGGGTGCTGCCGCGCGGTGGTGTCTTGGCTCTGCAAGGATGGGAAGGTGTGGGGCGCGTACATGGTGTTGGCTGAAATGGTGAAGAGAGGTGTGGAGGTGGATGGGGAAGCGCTAGGGGATTTGGTGTATGGGCTGATGGCAAGGAGAAGGGTTAGGGAAGGATACAGGATGTTTCATGGTGTTCGAGAGAAGGACATTGCCTTGTATCATGGATTGATGAAGGGGTTGCTGAGGATCAAGCGGGCAGGGGAAGCAACCGAGGTGTTCAGAGAGATGATTACAAGGGGATGTGAACCGAACATGCACACTTACATCATGTTGCTTCAGGGGCACTTGGGGAAAAGGGGCCGGAAGGGGAAGGATCCATCGGTGAACTTCGAGAGCATATTTGTTGGTGGCTTGGTGAAAGCCGGGAGGACATTGGAGGCAACTAAGTTTGTTGAGAGGACGATGTGGGGTGGGGTGAACGTGCCAAGGTTCGATTATAACAAGTTCCTATACTATTTCTCCAATGAAGAGGGGGCACTAATGTTTGAAGAGGTTGGAAAGAGACTGAGGGAGGTTGGACTATTTGATCTTGCAGACATTTTGTCAACCTATGGAGAGCGCATGACCACCAGGGATAGGAGGAGGAGAGCAATGAATGGACTTCTAGAATCAGTTCAGGATGGTTGTTACTAA
- the LOC101770503 gene encoding putative pentatricopeptide repeat-containing protein At1g26500 isoform X3, producing the protein MSPRLRPLVFRRLLSTSTSSPAPATVPRPNDPALLLRLCTILYQHQYAPDDKLHRRLSALPLPTAPTDLRELFLQASARFPLSWRPVHRLLAHLSARHGGAGDGGGFPHSPATAARLLDVLAKSGNIDILHSTLFSLPRTLLSAAALRAAVRGLAPAREVGKVAAIVTLFPECHRARILTFVTDVACSEPCRLPDVAEKVIKRAEHRHSVSRTARCDDLLVVAYCRAGSLADACRVWNGMERRGLEPGAAAYQEIVVTMFKNNRAADAMKVFDGMRRSGVQDDGGGCCRAVVSWLCKDGKVWGAYMVLAEMVKRGVEVDGEALGDLVYGLMARRRVREGYRMFHGVREKDIALYHGLMKGLLRIKRAGEATEVFREMITRGCEPNMHTYIMLLQGHLGKRGRKGKDPSVNFESIFVGGLVKAGRTLEATKFVERTMWGGVNVPRHFVNLWRAHDHQG; encoded by the exons ATGTctccccgcctccgtcccctcgttttccgccgcctcctctccacctccaCGTCGTCTCCCGCCCCGGCGACCGTGCCGAGGCCGAACGACCCCGCTCTTCTGCTCCGCCTCTGCACGATCCTCTACCAGCACCAGTACGCCCCCGACGACAAGCTGCACCGCCGCCTCTCCGCGCTGCCGCTTCCCACCGCCCCCACCGACCTCCGAGAGCTCTTCCTCCAGGCCTCCGCGCGGTTCCCTCTCTCCTGGCGCCCCGTGCACCGCCTCCTCGCGCACCTCTCCGCCCGCCACGGcggagccggcgacggcggcgggttcCCACactcccccgccaccgccgcgcgcctcctcgACGTCCTCGCCAAGTCCGGGAACATCGACATCCTCCACTCCACGCTCTTCTCCCTGCCCCGCaccctcctctccgccgcggcactccgcgccgccgtgcgcggCCTCGCCCCTGCCCGCGAGGTCGGGAAGGTCGCCGCGATCGTGACGCTCTTCCCCGAATGCCACCGCGCTCGGATCCTCACGTTCGTCACCGACGTCGCGTGCTCCGAGCCGTGCAGGCTGCCCGACGTGGCGGAGAAGGTGATCAAGCGCGCCGAGCACCGGCACAGCGTCTCGCGCACCGCGAGGTGCGACGACCTGCTGGTCGTCGCGTACTGCCGCGCCGGATCGCTCGCGGACGCCTGCAGGGTGTGGAACGGCATGGAGAGGCGCGGCCTCGAGCCGGGCGCCGCGGCGTACCAGGAGATCGTGGTGACCATGTTCAAAAACAACCGCGCCGCGGACGCCATGAAGGTGTTCGACGGAATGCGGAGGAGCGGAGTGCAAGATGACGGAGGTGGGTGCTGCCGCGCGGTGGTGTCTTGGCTCTGCAAGGATGGGAAGGTGTGGGGCGCGTACATGGTGTTGGCTGAAATGGTGAAGAGAGGTGTGGAGGTGGATGGGGAAGCGCTAGGGGATTTGGTGTATGGGCTGATGGCAAGGAGAAGGGTTAGGGAAGGATACAGGATGTTTCATGGTGTTCGAGAGAAGGACATTGCCTTGTATCATGGATTGATGAAGGGGTTGCTGAGGATCAAGCGGGCAGGGGAAGCAACCGAGGTGTTCAGAGAGATGATTACAAGGGGATGTGAACCGAACATGCACACTTACATCATGTTGCTTCAGGGGCACTTGGGGAAAAGGGGCCGGAAGGGGAAGGATCCATCGGTGAACTTCGAGAGCATATTTGTTGGTGGCTTGGTGAAAGCCGGGAGGACATTGGAGGCAACTAAGTTTGTTGAGAGGACGATGTGGGGTGGGGTGAACGTGCCAAG ACATTTTGTCAACCTATGGAGAGCGCATGACCACCAGGGATAG
- the LOC101764266 gene encoding proteoglycan 4 — protein sequence MAWSSSSTTMSSLLLMALLLSCSGMSGAARLLEEAPPKEEYPHPAVPELPKPQLPPHPTVPELPKPEVPPHPAVPEMPKPEAPHPVPELPKPELPPHPTEPELPKPEEPHPVPELPKPELPPHPTEPEVPHPVPEIPKPELPPHPTEPELPKHEEPHPVAPEQPKPELPPHPTVPEHPTVPELPKPELPPHPTVPELPKPELPPHPTVPELPHPEVPEEPKHELPPKPEEHYPEPAEAKP from the coding sequence ATGGCTTGGAGTTCCAGCAGCACCACCATGTCCTCGCTTCTCCTCATGGCGCTGCTGCTCTCCTGCAGCGGCatgagcggcgcggcgcggttgctGGAGGAGGCGCCGCCCAAGGAGGAGTACCCGCACCCTGCTGTGCCGGAGTTGCCCAAGCCCCAGCTGCCGCCGCACCCTACCGTGCCTGAGCTGCCAAAGCCCGAGGTGCCACCCCACCCCGCCGTCCCGGAGATGCCCAAGCCTGAGGCGCCGCACCCCGTGCCAGAGCTGCCCAAACCTGAACTGCCTCCTCACCCAACCGAGCCAGAGCTGCCCAAACCTGAGGAGCCGCACCCCGTGCCAGAGCTGCCCAAGCCCGAACTGCCTCCTCACCCTACCGAGCCCGAGGTGCCGCACCCTGTGCCGGAGATTCCGAAGCCTGAACTGCCACCTCACCCTACTGAGCCTGAGCTGCCAAAACATGAGGAGCCGCACCCGGTCGCGCCAGAGCAGCCAAAGCCCGAGCTCCCTCCTCACCCCACCGTGCCAGAGCACCCGACCGTGCCGGAGCTGCCAAAGCCCGAGCTGCCTCCTCACCCCACCGTGCCGGAGCTGCCAAAGCCCGAGCTGCCTCCTCACCCCACCGTGCCGGAGCTGCCGCACCCAGAGGTGCCGGAGGAGCCAAAGCACGAGCTGCCACCGAAGCCAGAGGAGCACTACCCGGAGCCGGCGGAGGCGAAACCATGA
- the LOC105913556 gene encoding cornifin alpha-like, with protein MASRSTMPASLLLMDPHGAAALVQQRHEHRGTVAGGGGTQRGVSTPCRAGAAKPELPPHPTVPELPKPELPPHPVEPEPPKPEVPAHPAVPELPKPELPPHPTVPELPKPEVPELPKPLRCRSTLPCLMSCRSPKCRNTPPCRSYRSLRCRSTPPSLRCLSIPPCRRCQSMSCHLCRNLSYHRRPRDTTRCQIPSHDRLASALPQYQ; from the coding sequence ATGGCTTCCAGGAGCACCATGCCAGCCTCCCTTCTCCTCATGGATCCTCATGGAGCTGCTGCTCTCGTGCAGCAGCGGCATGAGCACCGCGGCACGgttgctggaggaggcggcacCCAAAGAGGAGTATCCACACCCTGCCGTGCCGGAGCTGCCAAGCCCGAGCTTCCGCCGCACCCCACGGTGCCTGAGCTGCCTAAGCCGGAGCTACCGCCGCACCCAGTCGAGCCGGAGCCGCCGAAGCCCGAGGTGCCGGCGCACCCCGCCGTACCAGAACTGCCGAAGCCTGAGCTGCCACCTCACCCTACTGTACCCGAGCTGCCGAAGCCCGAGGTGCCGGAGCTGCCAAAGCCTCTGAGGTGCCGGAGCACCCTGCCGTGCCTGATGAGCTGCCGAAGCCCGAAGTGCCGGAACACCCCGCCATGCCGGAGCTACCGGAGCCTGAGGTGCCGGAGCACCCCGCCGAGCCTGAGGTGCCTGAGCATCCCGCCGTGCCGGAGGTGCCAAAGCATGAGCTGCCACCTCTGCCGGAACCTGAGCTACCACCGAAGGCCGAGGGACACTACCCGGTGCCAGATACCAAGCCATGATCGACTTGCATCCGCATTGCCCCAGTATCAATAa